Proteins encoded within one genomic window of Oncorhynchus masou masou isolate Uvic2021 chromosome 1, UVic_Omas_1.1, whole genome shotgun sequence:
- the LOC135510105 gene encoding cell division cycle protein 20 homolog B-like isoform X2 produces the protein MSSDLSPHRPLTGGMCLNRIGFGLLLENRTNAQRRQPFSVIYMAPSTPDQSKPQLTLALPSLQDDYYSHPLDWSNSGIVAIALGCDVFLWKGDTPTLQGCIHPRAAPSLPLSLSHSVSSVSWSRDGCTLGIGTKEGDVQLWDVEKRTRLRTITSHLSGVGALSWNQHVLSSGSVLGLIHHHDYRLDTPTVGVFQQQGAVCGLEWAPQGDWLASGSIDGLLNIWTNDLGSKTKTHPPARTMTQPSAVKAMAWCPWQKELIATGGGQGDGVLRIWNNQSGTCVDSAQTNSQVCSLVWSEERKALFIGHGLPHHHITCWSPSPSLEETYQLHGHMGRVLHLALSPNGTKLLSAGADCLGHVWNTYDT, from the exons ATGTCGTCAGACCTGTCACCGCATCGGCCACTTACAGGAGGAATGTGCCTAAACAG GATTGGGTTTGGTCTGCTTCTGGAGAACAGGACAAATGCTCAGAGAAGGCAG CCATTCTCTGTCATTTATATGGCTCCCTCTACTCCAGACCAGTCTAAACCACAGCTGACTCTGGCACTGCCCTCTCTGCAGGATGACTACT acagcCACCCGTTGGACTGGAGTAACAGTGGAATCGTGGCCATAGCCCTGGGATGTGACGTGTTCCTGTGGAAGGGGGACACACCCACTCTGCAGGGCTGCATCCATCCCAGAGCAGCACCTTCTCTCCCGCTGAGcctgtctcactctgtgtcttCTGTGTCCTGGAGCAGAGATGGATGTACACTGGGCATCGGGACCAAGGAGGGCGACGTGCAG cTGTGGGATGTGGAGAAGAGGACCAGACTGAGAACTATAACGTCACACCTCTCTGGAGTGGGGGCGCTTAGCTGGAACCAACACGTACTCAGCAG CGGTTCTGTTCTCGGGCTAATCCATCACCATGACTACCGACTTGACACCCCGACAGTGGGTGTGTTCCAACAACAAGGGGCCGTGTGCGGGCTGGAGTGGGCGCCGCAAGGAGATTGGCTGGCCAGTGGCTCAATAGACGGCCTCCTCAACATCTGGACCAATGACCTGGGGTCTAAGACAAAGACACACCCACCTGCTAGGACAATGACACAACCCAGTGCGGTCAAG gctaTGGCATGGTGTCCTTGGCAGAAGGAGCTGATAGCCACAGGAGGGGGGCAGGGCGACGGTGTTCTGAGGATCTGGAATAACCAATCAGGTACCTGCGTTGACTCCGCCCAGACCAACTCACAG GTGTGTtccctggtctggtcagaggagaggaaggctctgttCATTGGCCATGGTCTTCCTCATCACCACATAACCTGCTGgagcccctccccctcactggAAGAGACCTACCAGCTACATG GTCACATGGGTCGTGTTTTGCACCTGGCCCTCAGTCCCAATGGAACCAAGCTCCTCTCAGCAGGAGCAGACTGTCTGGGCCATGTCTGGAACACCTAtgacacctaa